A stretch of the Opisthocomus hoazin isolate bOpiHoa1 chromosome 2, bOpiHoa1.hap1, whole genome shotgun sequence genome encodes the following:
- the FERMT1 gene encoding fermitin family homolog 1 — translation MISSSEYGSHSWELLVTVDHQHEEIQKEFLLRVTGDLHIGGVMLKLVERIKISQDWSDYALWWEQKKCWLLKTHWTLDKCGVQADAKLFFTTQHKMLRLRLPNMKTVRLKVSFSSMVFKAVSDICKILNIRRSEELSLLRQSEDILKKKKKKDKDSKEPVTEDILNLCNAPVSSGLSGGPGLYSKTMTPIYDPLSGSPASSTITWFSDSPLTEQNCNILALSHPNCSPETLAEMYQPRTLADKAKLNAGWLDSSRSLMEQGILEDDQLLLRFKYYTFFDLNPKYDAVRINQIYEQARWAILLEEIDCTEEEMLIFAALQYHISKLSISSDAQDFTCESEADEVEAALSNLEVTLEGGNASNILEDITDIPKLADNLRLVRPRKLSLKAIKPYWFVFKDTSVSYFKNKESAQGEPIEKLNLKGCEVVPDVNVAAKKFGIKLLIPVADGMNEVYIRCENENQYARWMAACVLASKGKTMADSSYHPEVHKILSFLKMKNWTMSPQAVSDPESIDMKPECFISLRYTKKYKSKQLAARILEAHQNVSQMPIVEAKLRFIQAWQSLPEFGLSYYIVRFKGSKKDDVLGVSYNRLIRIDIATGDPITTWRFSNMKQWNVNWEIRQVAIEFDQNVSIAFTCLSADCKIIHEYIGGYIFLSTRSKDQNETLDEDLFHKLTGGQE, via the exons ATGATTTCCTCAAGTGAATATGGGTCTCACTCCTGGGAGCTCTTGGTGACAGTTGATCATCAGCATGAAGAAATACAAAAGGAATTTTTACTACGGGTCACTGGGGACCTACATATTGGAGGAGTGATGCTGAAATTAGTAGAACGAATCA AAATATCACAAGATTGGTCAGACTATGCTCTTTGGTGGGAGCAAAAAAAATGCTGGCTTCTGAAAACCCACTGGACACTCGATAAATGCGGGGTGCAGGCAGATGCTAAGCTGTTCTTTACTACTCAGCACAAAATGCTGCGTCTTCGCTTGCCAAACATGAAGACTGTGAGACTGAAAGTCAGCTTCTCTTCTATGGTATTCAAAGCTGTCAGTGACATCTGCAAAATTCTCA ACATTAGACGGTCAGAAGAACTCTCTTTGTTGAGGCAATCAGAAGACatactcaaaaagaaaaagaaaaaagacaaggaCAGCAAGGAACCAGTCACAGAAGATATTCTAAACCTGTGCAACGCTCCAGTGAGTTCTGGATTATCag GAGGTCCAGGTTTATATAGTAAAACCATGACACCCATTTATGATCCTCTCAGTGGGTCACCAGCTTCTTCTACAATTACTTGGTTCAGTGACAGTCCCTTGACTGAGCAAAACTGCAACATCCTTGCCTTAAGTCACCCCAACTGCTCTCCAGAAACATTAGCAGAGATGTACCAGCCTCGGACTTTAGCTGACAAAGCCAAACTCAATGCAGG CTGGCTAGATTCATCTCGATCACTTATGGAACAAGGCATTCTGGAAGATGATCAACTTCTTTTACGCTTTAAATATTACACTTTCTTTGATTTGAATCCAAAA TATGATGCAGTGCGAATAAACCAAATATATGAACAAGCGCGTTGGGCCATCCTGTTAGAAGAAATTGACTGCACAGAGGAAGAAATGCTGATCTTTGCTGCACTACAG TATCATATAAGCAAGTTATCAATATCATCAGACGCACAAGATTTCACCTGTGAATCAGAAGCAGATGAAGTAGAAGCTGCACTTTCTAATCTGGAAGTGACACTGGAAGGTGGAAATGCAAGTAACATTTTG GAGGACATCACAGACATCCCGAAACTTGCTGATAATCTCAGGCTAGTTAG GCCCAGGAAGCTGTCACTCAAAGCTATCAAGCCATATTGGTTTGTCTTTAAAGACACTTCGgtatcttattttaaaaacaaggaaTCTGCACAGGGAGAACCTATTGAGAAACTAAACCTAAAAG GATGTGAAGTTGTACCAGATGTAAATGTTGCAGCAAAGAAGTTTGGAATCAAGTTACTAATTCCTGTTGCTGATGGCATGAATGAAGTATATATAAGATGTGAAAAC GAGAATCAATATGCTCGGTGGATGGCTGCTTGCGTTTTAGCCTCAAAAGGCAAAACAATGGCCGATAGCTCTTATCATCCTGAGGTCCACAAGATCCTTTCATTTCTAAAGATGAAGAACTGGACCATGTCTCCCCAGGCTGTCTCTGATCCAGAAAGCATAGATATGAAACCAGAATGTTTCATCTCACTACGTTATACCAAAAAATACAAGTCCAAGCAG TTGGCTGCTCGTATTCTGGAAGCCCACCAAAATGTATCCCAGATGCCCATAGTGGAGGCCAAGCTGCGTTTTATTCAAGCATGGCAGTCTCTCCCCGAGTTTGGCTTATCCTACTACATTGTAAG gtttaaaggaagcaaaaaggATGACGTGCTTGGGGTGTCCTACAACAGGCTGATACGAATAGATATAGCCACAGGAGATCCTATCACAACATGGAGGTTCTCCAACATGAAGCAGTGGAATGTGAACTGGGAAATACGCCAG GTTGCAATCGAGTTTGATCAGAATGTATCTATTGCTTTCACGTGTCTGAGTGCAGACTGCAAAATCATCCATGAGTATATTGGGGGCTACATCTTCTTGTCAACCCGCTCCAAAGACCAGAATGAAACACTGGATGAAGACCTGTTCCATAAATTAACCGGAGGCCAGGAATGA